One genomic region from Listeria monocytogenes encodes:
- a CDS encoding Lmo0779 family protein, with product MVWDATNIFLFAANILTVLYILYNDAVIPLWKGKTVLGVKLRSRGRWDGYIFVGIIVLLFVSNTFFREGPFSTSVLLGIMGVLFIYICFFRSSKAVFKESGLFYALLFFPYAKIERMNLSEDGVLVIETNRQRLMLFARSEKDLEKMLAVFTTYS from the coding sequence ATGGTTTGGGATGCTACTAATATCTTTTTGTTCGCGGCAAACATCTTAACAGTGCTGTACATTTTGTATAATGATGCAGTAATTCCGCTTTGGAAAGGGAAGACGGTTTTAGGTGTCAAATTACGTTCTCGTGGTCGTTGGGACGGTTATATTTTTGTGGGGATTATCGTTTTGTTATTCGTTTCCAATACATTCTTTCGTGAAGGACCTTTTTCCACTTCTGTACTGCTTGGGATTATGGGTGTGTTATTCATCTATATCTGCTTCTTCCGCAGTTCGAAAGCTGTTTTCAAAGAATCCGGACTTTTTTATGCCCTGTTATTCTTCCCTTATGCAAAAATTGAACGGATGAATTTATCTGAAGATGGCGTGCTCGTGATTGAAACCAATCGCCAACGCTTGATGCTCTTTGCAAGATCCGAAAAAGATTTAGAAAAAATGCTCGCTGTATTTACTACATATAGCTAA
- a CDS encoding PTS mannose transporter subunit IID translates to MSEQITVNEKKITKSDLMGVFIRSNLFQGSWNFERMQSLGFCFSVIPVIKRLYPEKGPEREQAIKRHLEFFNTHPYMAAPILGVTTAMEEQKANGADIDDGAINGIKVGLMGPLAGVGDPIFWGTVRPVLAALGAGFATDGSIIGPILFFVLFNAIRLGFRYWGVFYGYTKGTDVVSDMSGGLLQKLTEGASILGLFVMGALVNKWTTIYVPLVAYTTEDSKTGKDVPTTVQSILDQLMPGLLALLLTFACMWILKKKVNALWLILGLFVVGILGYWSGILGLPPAGYSPLG, encoded by the coding sequence ATGAGTGAACAAATTACAGTTAATGAAAAGAAAATAACGAAAAGTGACTTAATGGGCGTGTTCATACGTTCCAACCTCTTCCAAGGGTCGTGGAACTTTGAACGTATGCAATCTCTAGGATTCTGTTTCTCAGTAATTCCAGTAATTAAGCGTCTTTACCCTGAAAAAGGACCTGAAAGAGAACAAGCTATCAAACGTCACCTTGAGTTCTTTAATACACATCCATATATGGCGGCTCCTATCTTAGGTGTAACAACCGCGATGGAGGAACAAAAAGCCAATGGTGCTGATATTGACGACGGTGCTATCAACGGTATTAAAGTAGGTCTAATGGGACCACTTGCCGGCGTTGGGGATCCAATTTTCTGGGGAACGGTTCGTCCAGTACTTGCCGCTTTAGGTGCCGGTTTTGCCACTGACGGTAGTATTATTGGACCAATCTTATTCTTCGTACTATTTAATGCGATTCGCCTAGGTTTCCGTTATTGGGGCGTGTTCTACGGATATACAAAAGGTACAGATGTTGTATCTGATATGTCTGGCGGTCTGCTCCAAAAACTAACAGAAGGAGCTTCCATTCTCGGACTATTCGTCATGGGCGCCCTTGTTAATAAGTGGACCACAATCTATGTTCCACTAGTAGCTTATACAACAGAAGACTCTAAAACTGGTAAAGACGTTCCAACTACTGTTCAAAGTATCTTGGACCAATTAATGCCAGGTCTTCTTGCCCTTCTACTCACATTCGCTTGTATGTGGATACTCAAGAAAAAAGTCAATGCTTTATGGTTGATTTTAGGACTATTCGTTGTTGGTATTCTAGGTTACTGGTCTGGTATCTTAGGACTTCCACCAGCTGGGTATTCACCGCTTGGGTAA
- a CDS encoding PTS mannose/fructose/sorbose transporter subunit IIC, with protein sequence MSAIQLILVFLVSCISGMGSILDEWQTHRPLIACTLIGLVLGDITTGIIIGGTLEMIALGWMNIGAAVAPDAALASIISTILVITGGQDISVGISLAIPLAALGQVLTILVRTITVAFQHMADKAGKEGNLRSLDWIHVTALLLQAMRIAIPAVIVAVTVGTSAVENLLNAIPDVIVNGLNVAGGFIVVVGYAMVINMMSAKYLMPFFFLGFVVAAFTQFNLVALGVLGLVAAIIYIQLNPKYQLKEAIQQYGGGGGGRSADDLDDDLDD encoded by the coding sequence ATGTCAGCAATACAATTAATCCTTGTATTCCTCGTATCCTGTATTAGTGGTATGGGTAGTATTTTGGATGAGTGGCAAACGCACCGTCCATTAATAGCCTGTACATTAATTGGTCTTGTTCTTGGGGATATTACAACTGGTATTATTATTGGGGGAACGCTTGAAATGATCGCGCTTGGATGGATGAATATCGGAGCTGCGGTTGCTCCAGATGCTGCCCTTGCATCCATTATTTCTACTATCTTAGTTATTACAGGGGGACAAGATATCAGCGTAGGTATTTCGCTTGCGATTCCTCTAGCTGCTCTTGGTCAAGTACTTACAATTCTAGTTCGTACAATTACAGTTGCATTCCAACACATGGCTGATAAAGCTGGTAAGGAAGGTAATCTGCGGAGTCTCGACTGGATACATGTTACAGCACTACTACTTCAAGCTATGCGTATCGCGATTCCAGCCGTTATCGTTGCGGTAACAGTTGGTACTAGCGCCGTAGAAAATTTACTCAATGCCATTCCGGACGTTATTGTTAACGGCCTAAACGTAGCTGGTGGATTTATCGTTGTTGTTGGTTACGCAATGGTTATTAACATGATGTCCGCTAAATATTTAATGCCTTTCTTCTTCTTAGGTTTTGTTGTCGCAGCATTTACTCAATTCAACTTAGTAGCACTAGGTGTTTTAGGACTAGTTGCAGCAATCATTTACATCCAACTAAACCCTAAATATCAATTGAAAGAAGCTATCCAACAATACGGCGGGGGCGGCGGCGGACGATCAGCGGATGATCTCGACGACGACCTTGACGACTAA
- a CDS encoding mannose/fructose/sorbose PTS transporter subunit IIB: protein MEIRLARIDDRLIHGQVATVWTKETQVERIIVISDDVAKDEVRKTLLTQVAPPGVKASVVDVQKGIRVYNNPKYATTPVMLLFTNPTDVLTLVEAGVNITTVNIGGMAFREGKHMITNAVSVDETDEAAFRKLDEKGIELEIRKVASDNKVKLIPLLDKDK, encoded by the coding sequence ATGGAAATTCGCTTAGCACGTATTGATGATCGCTTAATTCATGGTCAAGTAGCAACAGTTTGGACAAAAGAAACACAGGTAGAACGTATTATCGTTATTAGTGACGATGTAGCAAAAGATGAAGTTCGTAAAACACTTCTTACACAAGTAGCACCTCCAGGCGTTAAAGCTAGCGTTGTTGATGTGCAAAAAGGTATCCGCGTATACAACAACCCTAAATATGCTACAACTCCAGTCATGCTCTTATTCACTAATCCTACAGATGTACTAACCCTCGTAGAAGCGGGTGTAAACATTACAACTGTAAACATTGGTGGTATGGCATTCCGCGAAGGCAAACACATGATTACAAATGCTGTATCTGTCGATGAAACGGATGAAGCAGCATTCCGCAAATTAGATGAAAAAGGAATTGAACTTGAAATTCGTAAAGTCGCATCTGACAATAAAGTCAAACTTATCCCATTACTAGATAAAGATAAATAA
- a CDS encoding sigma 54-interacting transcriptional regulator — MKRIDRIYEFILENPSTKTIREQLEQNEGFTASTISETLSILRNNVSMELNELHRQGKIIKIVGRPVLYFPKKAVEDEIGRTLSDNELEFDSCEPLLKMLKPSIVERSPFDDLIGVNDSLKTPVEQAKAAVLYPPNGLHTMILGQTGVGKTLFANLMYRFSQHAKRLPADAPFIIFNCADYYNNPQLLMSHIFGHVKGAFTGAENDKGGLVEKAEGGILFLDEIHRLPPEGQEMIFYLMDSGTYNKLGETDRTRKSNVLIIGATTENPESSLLKTFMRRIPIIITLPSLEERTAFERVELLKYLLSSEAHRVNKPIRIEDEAAKALIGNTTYGNIGQLKSNIQLVCAQGFLNSFDKDEEILIDFKTLPINIKDGFFHFSNRRKELQAIAEYLEPYTTIFPELNNTLITSDEYEPNFNLYKIIEDKASILMDQGVEDDDIKKFIKMDIDIHLNSFYNKFKNTIHNRENILKIVNEEILNFAEGVELRIEHQLGKKLNERFLLAFSLHLTSFIKRIESNKPLKYTNIENVVNDQPEAYELSREIKDDIEATFHIRVPNMEVMYLTLLISSLLKEQENARVAVLVATHGNNTASSMVSVAKKLLGEGLVEGIDMPLDQSPKIVLDKLTERAKEMDMGRGLLLLVDMGSLTSFAPVISERTGIPVRSIDMVSTATVIEAVRKSNILDMELDSIYDSLKDFRGYGGYNSDDDTLDSNQKPHAIITICATGEGTAEKLQLFIENILDTITTDAIKVIPIGLHEMDTKLEQLQEENDILMAVGIQDPKIQIPFIPLERLFGIDGEEQLVSLVKQRNIIVKKGETGRIAKEIIEESLNEFLTYLNPKKTIEILSSFASVLEKKLGYKLDNTFKINLLIHVGCALERMVLNDGLIYREPKDMLETNIFKALEQTNKEVIYKMNLKLTNDELCYLYDILNEIQPEVLS; from the coding sequence ATGAAGCGTATTGACCGTATTTATGAATTTATTTTAGAAAATCCTTCCACTAAGACCATTCGCGAGCAATTAGAGCAGAATGAAGGTTTTACAGCTAGTACTATTTCAGAAACATTATCTATTTTAAGAAATAATGTCAGTATGGAATTGAATGAACTTCACAGACAAGGAAAAATCATTAAAATCGTTGGCCGACCAGTGCTTTATTTTCCTAAAAAAGCTGTTGAAGATGAAATTGGGCGTACACTTTCTGATAATGAATTAGAATTTGACAGCTGTGAGCCCCTCTTAAAAATGCTCAAACCAAGCATCGTTGAAAGAAGTCCTTTTGATGATTTAATTGGTGTTAATGACAGTCTCAAAACTCCTGTTGAACAGGCCAAAGCAGCTGTACTCTATCCACCAAATGGTTTACATACAATGATTCTCGGACAAACCGGTGTTGGTAAAACGCTTTTTGCTAATTTAATGTATCGCTTCTCGCAACATGCCAAACGTCTACCTGCTGACGCGCCGTTTATTATTTTCAATTGCGCAGATTACTATAATAACCCGCAACTTCTGATGTCACACATTTTCGGACACGTTAAGGGAGCTTTTACTGGAGCAGAAAATGATAAAGGCGGGCTTGTCGAAAAAGCAGAAGGCGGTATTTTATTTCTAGATGAAATTCACCGTCTCCCACCAGAAGGTCAGGAAATGATTTTTTACTTGATGGACTCTGGTACGTATAATAAACTTGGCGAAACCGACCGAACACGAAAATCAAACGTTTTAATTATCGGTGCTACTACCGAAAATCCGGAATCTTCGCTTTTAAAAACATTTATGCGTCGTATTCCGATTATTATTACGCTGCCAAGTTTGGAAGAACGTACGGCGTTTGAACGTGTGGAACTTTTAAAATACTTACTTTCTAGTGAAGCGCACCGAGTTAATAAACCAATTCGTATTGAAGATGAAGCTGCCAAAGCGCTGATTGGTAATACAACTTACGGAAATATCGGGCAATTAAAATCTAACATTCAACTCGTTTGCGCACAAGGTTTTCTTAATAGTTTCGATAAAGACGAAGAAATTTTGATTGATTTTAAAACGTTGCCGATCAATATTAAAGACGGCTTCTTCCACTTCAGTAACCGCCGCAAGGAACTTCAAGCAATTGCGGAATACTTGGAGCCATATACGACGATTTTCCCTGAACTAAATAATACGTTGATTACATCGGACGAATATGAGCCGAATTTCAACCTTTACAAAATCATTGAAGATAAAGCATCGATTTTAATGGATCAAGGTGTGGAAGATGATGATATTAAGAAATTTATCAAGATGGATATCGATATTCACCTTAACAGCTTTTACAATAAGTTTAAAAATACGATCCACAATCGCGAAAACATCTTAAAAATAGTCAATGAAGAAATCCTGAATTTTGCGGAAGGTGTTGAACTCCGAATTGAACATCAGCTTGGTAAAAAGTTAAATGAGCGCTTCTTGCTTGCGTTTAGCCTTCATCTTACCTCTTTTATTAAACGAATTGAAAGTAACAAACCGTTAAAATATACGAATATCGAAAATGTAGTCAATGATCAACCGGAAGCCTATGAATTATCACGGGAAATTAAGGATGATATTGAGGCTACTTTCCACATCCGGGTTCCTAATATGGAAGTCATGTATTTAACACTACTCATTAGTTCCCTTTTAAAAGAACAAGAAAATGCTCGTGTTGCTGTACTTGTCGCAACGCATGGGAATAATACAGCGAGTAGCATGGTTAGTGTTGCGAAAAAACTACTCGGTGAAGGACTCGTGGAAGGAATCGATATGCCTCTTGATCAAAGTCCGAAAATCGTGCTTGATAAATTGACCGAGCGCGCGAAAGAAATGGATATGGGGCGCGGTCTACTTCTTCTGGTTGATATGGGCTCTCTTACAAGTTTTGCTCCGGTCATTTCGGAACGTACTGGTATTCCGGTTCGCTCGATTGATATGGTCTCCACCGCAACTGTTATTGAAGCAGTTCGCAAATCCAACATTCTCGATATGGAACTCGATAGTATTTACGATTCCTTGAAAGATTTCCGCGGTTATGGTGGCTATAATTCTGATGACGATACACTTGATTCCAATCAAAAACCACACGCCATCATTACCATTTGCGCGACTGGCGAAGGTACTGCAGAAAAATTACAATTGTTTATCGAAAATATTTTAGATACCATTACGACAGATGCCATTAAAGTAATTCCGATTGGCTTGCATGAAATGGATACTAAGTTGGAGCAGCTACAAGAAGAAAATGATATTTTGATGGCGGTCGGTATTCAAGATCCGAAAATCCAAATCCCCTTCATCCCGCTCGAACGACTTTTCGGAATTGATGGCGAGGAGCAACTTGTTAGCCTAGTGAAACAGCGTAACATTATCGTTAAAAAAGGTGAAACTGGTCGGATTGCAAAAGAAATTATCGAAGAAAGTCTTAACGAATTTCTAACCTACCTCAATCCGAAGAAAACGATTGAAATTCTAAGCTCGTTTGCTAGCGTGCTAGAGAAAAAACTAGGATACAAACTCGATAATACCTTTAAAATCAATCTACTCATACATGTCGGTTGTGCCTTAGAGCGTATGGTTCTAAATGATGGTTTAATCTACCGCGAACCAAAAGATATGCTTGAAACAAATATTTTTAAAGCACTAGAACAAACAAATAAAGAAGTTATCTACAAAATGAACTTAAAACTGACGAATGACGAACTATGTTATTTGTACGATATCTTGAATGAAATCCAACCAGAAGTACTTTCATAA
- a CDS encoding FMN-dependent NADH-azoreductase, giving the protein MSKVLFIKASPLPNEVSRSSQVAETFMAEYKAKNPSDTVEELVLYNTEVPLLDLELMTAGRELQAGKAFTDLAPDVQKKLNAYNALTEQFLAADKYVFVFPLWNLGIPPLLKAYIDTFVIAGKSFRYTEHGPEALLKDKKAILIHGSGGIYSAGPTSSFTHGEPYLRTILQFIGINVVPSIFVEGIDHNPSKEAEIVAAAKAVAQESATEF; this is encoded by the coding sequence ATGTCAAAAGTACTATTTATTAAAGCGTCACCACTTCCAAATGAAGTATCAAGAAGTTCGCAAGTTGCCGAAACCTTTATGGCCGAATATAAAGCGAAAAATCCTTCTGATACAGTAGAAGAATTAGTTTTATATAATACAGAAGTACCACTATTAGATTTAGAATTAATGACAGCCGGTAGAGAATTACAAGCTGGCAAAGCTTTCACTGATTTAGCACCAGATGTACAAAAAAAATTAAATGCCTATAATGCGCTTACGGAACAATTCTTAGCAGCAGACAAATATGTTTTTGTTTTCCCACTTTGGAACCTTGGAATCCCGCCATTATTAAAAGCTTATATTGATACTTTTGTTATTGCTGGAAAATCTTTCCGTTATACTGAACACGGTCCAGAAGCACTTTTAAAAGATAAAAAAGCAATCTTAATCCATGGTAGCGGTGGCATTTATTCTGCCGGACCAACAAGTTCATTTACTCACGGAGAACCTTATTTACGAACTATTTTACAATTTATTGGTATTAATGTAGTACCATCTATTTTTGTAGAAGGAATTGACCATAATCCTAGCAAAGAAGCAGAAATCGTTGCAGCTGCTAAAGCGGTAGCGCAGGAAAGTGCTACAGAATTCTAA
- a CDS encoding amino acid permease, which yields MEEQKEELQRGLKNRHIQLIAIGGAIGTGLFLGAGKSIHLAGPSIMLVYLIIGAILFFVMRALGELLIHNPTTGSFTEFAEQFIGPWAGFITGWTYWFCWIVTGIAEITAVGMYVKFWVPDLPQWIPALACVLILLLFNLATVKAFGEIEFWFAIIKVVVIIALIVIGFVLVFIGYKHGTSTASFSNLVDYGGFFPNGIAGFLLAFQMATFSFVGIELVGVTAGEADDPERTLPKAINNIPIRILIFYIGALLVLMSIYPWSNIDPNTSPFVSVFTMIGIPAAAGIINFVVLTAAMSSCNSGIFSTSRMLYTLSAEGKAPKKMHHLSSNGVPATALITSTACLLIGVFLNYFLPEQVFILVTSIATICFIWVWGIILVAHLRFRHKHPEIAEKSKFKMPLSPVMNWVSLVFFGGLLVILGFAADTRIALFVTPVWFLILAIAYQVLKVSNRKTKIRHN from the coding sequence ATGGAAGAGCAAAAAGAAGAATTGCAAAGAGGGCTGAAAAATAGACACATTCAGTTAATCGCGATTGGCGGAGCAATTGGTACAGGGCTTTTTCTAGGAGCAGGGAAGTCAATTCATTTGGCAGGTCCATCTATCATGTTAGTTTACTTAATTATTGGGGCTATTTTATTCTTTGTTATGAGAGCTTTGGGTGAATTATTAATACATAACCCAACAACAGGATCTTTTACAGAATTTGCAGAGCAATTTATTGGACCGTGGGCTGGCTTTATTACGGGCTGGACATATTGGTTCTGCTGGATTGTGACTGGCATTGCGGAAATTACGGCAGTTGGCATGTACGTAAAATTTTGGGTGCCAGATTTACCGCAATGGATTCCAGCACTTGCATGTGTTTTGATACTTCTATTGTTTAACTTGGCAACCGTTAAAGCTTTTGGTGAAATCGAATTTTGGTTTGCGATTATTAAAGTGGTTGTCATTATTGCCTTAATTGTTATTGGATTTGTACTCGTGTTTATTGGTTACAAACATGGCACTAGTACAGCATCATTTTCTAATTTAGTAGATTATGGTGGCTTTTTCCCAAATGGAATTGCCGGGTTCTTATTAGCATTTCAAATGGCGACATTTTCTTTTGTCGGAATTGAACTTGTTGGGGTTACCGCAGGAGAAGCGGATGATCCAGAGCGGACACTTCCAAAAGCAATTAACAATATTCCGATTCGGATTTTAATTTTTTATATTGGCGCACTACTCGTATTAATGTCGATTTATCCGTGGAGCAATATTGATCCAAACACAAGCCCATTCGTTAGCGTCTTTACGATGATTGGGATTCCAGCAGCTGCCGGAATTATTAACTTTGTGGTTTTAACGGCTGCTATGTCTTCCTGTAATAGTGGGATTTTCAGTACGAGCCGGATGCTTTATACTCTTTCTGCAGAAGGAAAAGCACCGAAAAAAATGCATCATTTGAGCTCTAATGGGGTTCCAGCAACTGCATTAATTACTTCTACAGCATGTTTACTTATCGGTGTATTTTTAAATTATTTCCTACCAGAACAAGTATTTATTTTAGTAACAAGTATCGCGACGATTTGCTTTATCTGGGTTTGGGGTATTATTTTGGTGGCGCATTTACGTTTTCGCCATAAACATCCAGAAATCGCAGAAAAAAGTAAATTCAAAATGCCTTTATCGCCTGTAATGAACTGGGTTAGCTTGGTTTTCTTCGGAGGATTACTAGTTATCCTCGGTTTTGCCGCAGATACAAGAATCGCACTTTTCGTTACACCAGTATGGTTCTTGATTTTAGCTATCGCTTATCAAGTTTTAAAAGTATCCAATCGAAAGACAAAAATTCGACATAATTAA